A genomic region of Ensifer adhaerens contains the following coding sequences:
- a CDS encoding alpha-ketoglutarate-dependent dioxygenase AlkB, translated as MQVLPKGVRHIPGYLDRARQEQLVEAIRLVVAEAPLFVPEMPKTGKPMSVRMTNCGALGWVTDRDRGYRYQAQHPLTGRPWPPMPDVLLDIWNAVSASNKTPEACLVNFYSEEARMGLHQDRDERDLETAVVSISLGDSCLFRVGGNTRGGQTMSFRLESGDVVVLGGEGRLAFHGVDRIYPNTSTLLKNGGRVNLTLRRVNP; from the coding sequence ATGCAGGTGCTCCCGAAAGGGGTCAGACATATTCCGGGCTATCTTGATCGCGCCCGGCAGGAACAACTGGTCGAGGCAATCCGCCTCGTCGTCGCCGAAGCGCCGCTCTTCGTGCCGGAGATGCCGAAGACCGGCAAACCCATGTCGGTGCGGATGACCAATTGCGGCGCGCTCGGCTGGGTTACGGACCGCGATCGCGGCTATCGTTACCAGGCTCAGCATCCTTTGACCGGTCGCCCCTGGCCGCCAATGCCGGATGTGCTACTCGATATCTGGAACGCGGTTTCCGCCAGCAACAAGACGCCGGAAGCCTGCCTTGTGAACTTCTACTCCGAGGAAGCCCGCATGGGCCTGCATCAGGACCGCGACGAGCGCGACCTCGAAACCGCCGTTGTCTCGATTTCGCTTGGCGACAGCTGCCTCTTTCGTGTCGGCGGCAATACGCGCGGCGGCCAGACGATGTCTTTCCGCCTCGAAAGCGGTGATGTCGTCGTGCTCGGTGGGGAAGGGCGGCTCGCCTTCCATGGCGTCGACCGCATCTATCCGAATACGTCGACGCTGCTGAAGAATGGCGGCCGGGTCAATCTGACGCTGCGCCGCGTCAATCCGTGA
- the coaA gene encoding type I pantothenate kinase, producing MTIVAKDIEPADLPDNPQKQDYSPYHFFTAEEWSHFRADTPLTLTADEVQRLRSLNDPVDLGEVRQIYLSLSRLLSTHVESSQMLFEQRKRFLSMSETKTPFVIGIAGSVAVGKSTTARILAQLLSRWPSSPKVDLVTTDGFLYPNAVLQRENMMDRKGFPESYDVGALLRFLSAIKAGQLNVRAPSYSHLTYDVLPDQFTVIDRPDILIFEGINVLQSRNLPADGKIVPMVSDFFDFSIYIDAEESLIHSWYVNRFMRLRETAFKNPESYFHRYATISEDAARAIAEGLWHNINLKNLHQNILPTRPRADLILQKGPNHLTEKVALRKL from the coding sequence ATGACGATAGTGGCGAAAGACATCGAACCGGCCGACCTGCCCGATAACCCACAGAAGCAGGATTATTCGCCCTATCATTTCTTCACCGCCGAGGAATGGTCGCACTTTCGCGCCGATACGCCGCTGACGCTGACGGCCGACGAGGTACAGCGGCTGCGCTCGCTGAACGACCCCGTCGATCTCGGGGAGGTCCGGCAGATTTACCTGTCGCTGTCACGCCTGCTCTCGACCCATGTGGAATCGTCGCAGATGCTCTTCGAGCAACGCAAGCGCTTCCTCAGCATGTCCGAGACCAAGACCCCCTTCGTCATCGGCATTGCCGGTTCGGTCGCCGTCGGCAAGTCGACGACGGCTCGTATTCTCGCGCAGCTATTGTCACGCTGGCCGTCGAGCCCGAAGGTCGACCTGGTGACGACCGACGGCTTCCTTTATCCGAACGCCGTGCTCCAGCGCGAAAACATGATGGACCGCAAGGGGTTTCCGGAGAGCTACGACGTCGGCGCACTCCTGCGCTTCCTTTCGGCGATCAAAGCCGGCCAGCTGAACGTCAGGGCACCCAGCTATTCGCACCTGACCTATGACGTGCTTCCGGATCAGTTCACCGTCATCGATCGGCCGGATATCCTGATCTTTGAAGGCATCAACGTTCTGCAGTCACGCAACCTGCCGGCTGACGGGAAGATCGTGCCGATGGTCTCGGATTTCTTCGACTTCTCGATCTATATCGATGCCGAGGAAAGCCTGATCCACAGCTGGTACGTCAACCGCTTCATGCGGCTGCGCGAAACCGCCTTCAAGAACCCGGAATCCTACTTCCATCGCTACGCGACGATCAGCGAGGATGCCGCCCGCGCCATAGCCGAAGGCCTGTGGCACAACATCAACCTGAAGAACTTGCACCAGAACATCCTGCCGACGCGCCCGCGCGCCGACCTGATCCTGCAGAAGGGCCCGAACCACCTGACGGAGAAGGTGGCGCTCAGGAAGCTCTGA
- a CDS encoding phosphoribosyl-ATP diphosphatase, translated as MADFTLSDLEAIVATRAQAAPDQSWTAKLVAGGQPKAAKKLGEEAVETVIAAISNDRANLVAESADLIYHLMVVLKIADVPLQDVLNELARRTQQSGLQEKANRQNP; from the coding sequence ATGGCTGACTTCACACTTTCCGATCTCGAGGCCATCGTCGCGACACGCGCGCAGGCTGCCCCGGACCAATCCTGGACGGCAAAGCTGGTCGCGGGCGGCCAGCCGAAGGCGGCCAAGAAACTGGGCGAGGAAGCGGTCGAGACGGTGATCGCGGCCATCAGCAACGACCGCGCGAATCTCGTCGCCGAAAGCGCCGATCTCATCTATCATCTGATGGTCGTATTGAAGATCGCCGACGTTCCGTTGCAGGATGTGCTGAACGAACTTGCGCGGCGGACGCAGCAATCTGGCCTGCAGGAAAAGGCAAATCGGCAGAATCCATGA
- the hisF gene encoding imidazole glycerol phosphate synthase subunit HisF codes for MTLKARVIPCLDVKDGRVVKGVNFVDLIDAGDPVEAARAYDAAGADELCFLDITASSDNRETIFDVIARTAEQCFMPLTVGGGVRQVSDIRKLLLAGADKVSINTAAVKNPDFVAEAADKFGNQCIVVAIDAKKVSADGEADRWEIFTHGGRQPTGIDAVDFARRVVDLGAGEILLTSMDRDGTKSGYDIALTRAVADAVRAPVIASGGVGTLDHMVAGIKDGHATAVLAASIFHFGTYSIGETKRYMAEHGIAMRLD; via the coding sequence ATGACGCTTAAAGCCCGCGTTATCCCCTGCCTCGACGTCAAGGACGGCCGTGTCGTCAAGGGCGTCAACTTCGTCGACCTGATCGACGCCGGTGACCCGGTGGAGGCGGCCCGCGCCTATGACGCTGCCGGCGCCGACGAGCTCTGCTTCCTCGACATCACCGCGTCCTCGGACAATCGCGAGACGATCTTCGACGTCATCGCCCGCACGGCCGAACAGTGCTTCATGCCGCTGACGGTTGGCGGCGGCGTGCGCCAGGTTTCCGACATCCGCAAGCTGCTTCTGGCCGGCGCCGACAAGGTGTCGATCAACACGGCTGCCGTGAAGAACCCGGACTTCGTCGCTGAAGCGGCCGACAAATTCGGCAACCAGTGCATCGTCGTCGCCATCGACGCCAAAAAGGTCTCTGCCGATGGCGAAGCGGATCGCTGGGAGATATTCACCCATGGCGGACGCCAGCCGACCGGCATTGACGCGGTCGACTTTGCCCGCCGGGTCGTCGATCTCGGCGCTGGCGAGATCCTATTGACCTCGATGGACCGTGACGGCACGAAGAGCGGCTACGATATCGCGCTTACCCGCGCCGTTGCCGATGCGGTCCGCGCGCCGGTGATTGCGTCCGGCGGCGTCGGCACGCTCGACCACATGGTCGCCGGTATCAAAGACGGCCATGCTACCGCCGTGCTCGCCGCCTCGATCTTCCACTTCGGCACCTATAGCATTGGCGAAACCAAGCGCTATATGGCCGAGCATGGCATCGCCATGCGCCTCGACTGA
- the hisA gene encoding 1-(5-phosphoribosyl)-5-[(5-phosphoribosylamino)methylideneamino]imidazole-4-carboxamide isomerase — MILFPAIDLKDGQCVRLKLGDMDQATVYNPDPAAQARAFEDQGFEWLHVVDLNGAFAGETVNGAAVDAILKATKNPVQLGGGIRTLEHIENWLSRGLARVILGTVAVRDPALVIEACAKFPGKVAVGIDAKGGKVAVEGWAEASELGVIELAKKFEGAGVSAIIYTDIDRDGILTGINWASTLELADAVSIPVIASGGLASMDDIRRMVEPDARKLEGAISGRALYDGRIDPQEALDLIRAARKA, encoded by the coding sequence ATGATCCTTTTTCCCGCGATCGACCTGAAAGACGGGCAATGCGTGCGCCTGAAGCTCGGCGACATGGACCAGGCGACAGTTTACAACCCCGACCCGGCGGCCCAGGCCCGCGCCTTTGAAGACCAGGGCTTCGAGTGGCTGCACGTCGTCGACTTGAACGGTGCCTTTGCCGGTGAGACGGTCAACGGTGCCGCCGTAGACGCCATCCTCAAGGCGACCAAGAATCCGGTGCAGCTCGGCGGCGGCATCCGCACGCTCGAGCACATCGAAAACTGGCTGTCGCGCGGGCTTGCCCGCGTCATCCTCGGCACCGTCGCTGTGCGTGACCCGGCGCTCGTCATCGAAGCCTGCGCCAAATTCCCGGGCAAGGTCGCCGTCGGCATCGACGCCAAGGGCGGCAAGGTCGCCGTCGAAGGCTGGGCCGAGGCCTCCGAGCTCGGCGTGATCGAGCTTGCCAAGAAGTTCGAGGGCGCCGGCGTCTCGGCGATCATCTATACCGACATCGACCGCGACGGCATCCTGACGGGCATCAACTGGGCCTCGACCCTGGAACTCGCGGACGCGGTTTCCATTCCTGTCATCGCATCGGGCGGTCTCGCCTCGATGGACGACATCCGCCGGATGGTCGAGCCGGACGCACGCAAGCTCGAAGGTGCCATCTCCGGCCGCGCGCTCTATGACGGCCGCATCGACCCGCAGGAGGCGCTGGACCTGATCCGCGCTGCGAGAAAGGCTTGA
- the hisH gene encoding imidazole glycerol phosphate synthase subunit HisH — protein sequence MRVAIIDYGSGNLRSATKAFERAAREAGISAEIDLTDRPERVASADRIVLPGVGAYADCRRGLAAVDGMEQALTEAVEQAGRPFLGICVGMQLMSSRGLEKTITHGFGWIPGDVVEMTPTDTALKIPQIGWNTLKLKREHPLFDGIRVGETGLHAYFVHSYHLAAENAADVVAEADYGGPVTAFVANGNKAGSQFHPEKSQALGLALISNFLRWKP from the coding sequence ATGCGCGTCGCCATCATCGATTACGGCTCGGGCAACCTGCGCTCGGCCACAAAGGCCTTTGAACGGGCCGCCCGCGAAGCCGGTATTTCGGCCGAGATCGACCTTACCGACAGGCCGGAACGGGTGGCGAGCGCCGACCGCATCGTGCTTCCGGGCGTCGGCGCCTATGCCGACTGCCGCCGCGGCCTTGCCGCCGTCGATGGTATGGAACAGGCGCTGACGGAAGCGGTGGAACAGGCCGGCCGCCCCTTCCTCGGCATCTGCGTGGGCATGCAGTTGATGTCGTCGCGCGGGCTGGAAAAGACCATCACCCATGGTTTCGGCTGGATCCCCGGCGATGTCGTCGAAATGACACCTACCGACACCGCGCTGAAGATCCCGCAGATCGGCTGGAACACGCTGAAGCTCAAGCGCGAGCACCCGCTGTTTGACGGCATCCGTGTTGGCGAAACCGGTCTGCATGCCTATTTTGTGCATTCGTATCACCTGGCCGCCGAGAACGCCGCCGACGTGGTCGCCGAGGCGGACTACGGCGGACCCGTCACGGCTTTCGTTGCCAACGGCAACAAGGCGGGCTCGCAATTCCACCCGGAAAAGAGCCAGGCGCTCGGCCTTGCCCTCATCTCGAATTTCCTGCGCTGGAAGCCCTGA
- a CDS encoding DUF2628 domain-containing protein, with protein MASYMILTPPGARADDERARFVADGFSWGAFLFPALWLLFKRQWVIGIAVAVLQISLISLSSLSGGFLASVLVQLALRLLVALEGPVLVARSLTARDWTLRSIVPAPNLAAAEEIYFTSVASSETRPTPPSPADWTARKPSGGGTGLGLFDSYGER; from the coding sequence ATGGCTTCTTACATGATCCTCACCCCGCCGGGTGCGCGCGCCGACGACGAGCGGGCACGTTTCGTCGCCGACGGTTTCTCCTGGGGCGCATTTCTCTTCCCGGCGCTCTGGCTTCTCTTCAAGCGCCAATGGGTAATCGGAATCGCAGTTGCTGTTCTGCAGATTTCGTTAATCTCCCTGTCGAGCCTGTCAGGCGGCTTCCTCGCATCGGTGCTGGTGCAGCTCGCGCTGCGACTGCTCGTTGCCCTCGAAGGACCGGTTCTGGTGGCACGCAGCCTGACGGCCCGAGACTGGACGCTGCGCTCCATCGTTCCGGCGCCCAATCTCGCGGCCGCCGAAGAGATCTACTTCACAAGCGTGGCTTCGAGCGAGACCAGGCCCACCCCCCCTTCCCCGGCCGACTGGACCGCGCGCAAGCCCTCAGGTGGCGGCACCGGCCTCGGCCTTTTTGATTCCTACGGAGAACGCTGA
- the hisB gene encoding imidazoleglycerol-phosphate dehydratase HisB — protein MAEATSSRTAEVSRKTNETAVSVSVNIDGTGIAKISTGVGFFDHMLDQLARHSLIDMEIKTDGDLHVDDHHTVEDTGIAIGQAIAKALGDRRGITRYASLDLAMDETMTRAAVDVSGRPFLVWNVTFTSPKIGTFDTELVREFFQALAQHAGITLHIQNIYGANNHHIAETCFKSVARVLRTATEIDPRQAGRVPSTKGTLA, from the coding sequence ATGGCAGAAGCCACGTCCAGCCGCACCGCAGAAGTTTCGCGAAAGACCAACGAAACCGCGGTATCCGTATCGGTCAACATCGACGGTACCGGGATCGCCAAGATCTCGACCGGCGTCGGTTTCTTCGACCATATGCTGGACCAGCTCGCCCGCCATTCGCTGATCGACATGGAGATCAAGACGGACGGCGACCTGCATGTCGACGACCACCATACGGTCGAAGACACCGGCATTGCCATCGGCCAGGCCATCGCCAAGGCGCTCGGCGACCGGCGCGGCATCACCCGCTACGCCTCACTCGACCTTGCCATGGACGAGACGATGACGCGCGCGGCGGTCGATGTTTCCGGCAGGCCGTTCCTCGTCTGGAACGTGACGTTCACCTCGCCGAAGATCGGCACCTTCGACACGGAACTCGTGCGCGAATTCTTCCAGGCACTCGCCCAGCACGCCGGGATCACGCTGCATATCCAGAACATCTACGGCGCCAACAACCATCATATCGCCGAGACCTGCTTCAAGTCCGTCGCCCGCGTGCTCCGCACCGCAACCGAAATCGACCCGCGCCAGGCCGGCCGCGTTCCCTCGACCAAGGGGACCCTTGCCTAA